The Lentzea guizhouensis genome contains a region encoding:
- a CDS encoding ABC transporter permease, with protein MTATLTLVGRSIRLSRRNLDSMIMSVVLPVMMMALFVYVFGGAISQSVSYVDYVVPGILVLCTGYGATSTAMAVTDDMKKGVVDRFRSMPVSSFAVLTGHVTASVARNSVATCAVVLVALLMGFRPSASFGGWVLALGVLLLYVLALSWLAAGFGVIARTVESASLLGFFMLFIPYLSSAFVPVTTMPAWLRAVSEHQPITPVIETVRALLNGLPVTSGWLALAWSGGLLVAAFGWATWLFSRISRR; from the coding sequence ATGACCGCCACGCTGACGCTGGTCGGCCGCAGCATCCGGCTGAGCAGGCGCAACCTCGACTCCATGATCATGTCGGTGGTGCTGCCGGTGATGATGATGGCGCTGTTCGTGTACGTGTTCGGCGGCGCGATCAGCCAGTCCGTCTCCTATGTGGACTACGTGGTGCCCGGGATTCTGGTGCTGTGCACCGGTTACGGCGCCACGTCCACCGCGATGGCCGTGACCGACGACATGAAGAAGGGCGTCGTCGACCGGTTCCGCTCGATGCCGGTCAGCAGCTTCGCCGTGCTGACCGGGCACGTCACCGCCTCGGTGGCGCGCAACTCCGTGGCGACGTGTGCGGTCGTGCTGGTGGCGTTGCTGATGGGGTTCCGCCCGTCGGCGTCGTTCGGCGGGTGGGTGCTGGCGCTCGGGGTGCTGCTGCTCTACGTGCTGGCGCTGTCGTGGCTCGCGGCGGGCTTCGGCGTGATCGCGCGGACGGTCGAGTCGGCCAGCCTGCTCGGGTTCTTCATGCTGTTCATCCCGTACCTGAGCAGCGCGTTCGTGCCGGTGACGACGATGCCGGCGTGGCTGCGGGCGGTCAGTGAGCACCAGCCGATCACGCCGGTGATCGAGACCGTGCGCGCGTTGCTGAACGGCCTGCCGGTGACCTCGGGCTGGCTCGCGCTGGCGTGGTCCGGCGGGCTGCTCGTGGCGGCGTTCGGCTGGGCGACCTGGCTGTTCAGCCGGATCAGCCGCCGCTGA
- a CDS encoding DUF2203 domain-containing protein — MELFTLDEARAELARLLPVLDEIVRLRADAAELASGDTALGGLPEFKAAQARLDELMESVQQTGAELKGFAPLLVDFRSELDGVPVLLCWLEGDRSLDWYHRADLGFAGRRRL, encoded by the coding sequence GTGGAACTGTTCACCCTCGACGAGGCCCGCGCCGAGCTGGCGAGGCTGCTGCCGGTGCTCGACGAGATCGTCCGGCTGCGCGCCGACGCGGCCGAGCTCGCGTCCGGCGACACGGCCCTGGGCGGCCTGCCGGAGTTCAAGGCGGCCCAGGCGCGGCTCGACGAGCTGATGGAGTCCGTGCAGCAGACCGGCGCGGAGCTGAAGGGCTTCGCGCCGCTGCTGGTCGACTTCCGCTCGGAGCTCGACGGGGTGCCCGTGCTGCTGTGCTGGCTGGAAGGTGACCGGTCGCTGGACTGGTACCACCGCGCCGACCTCGGGTTCGCCGGGCGCCGCCGCCTCTGA
- a CDS encoding TetR/AcrR family transcriptional regulator: protein MPSARETELLEAAYRYALTHGLADLSLRPLAAAIGSSTRVLLYLFGSKDGLVRALLARARADELALLADIGAGPEVVERLWEWLSMPAHRPLLTLWLEAYARSLVEPDGPWAGFARATVDDWLEVLASAQPEDVRGTAEGLAERTRTLALLRGALLDLLATGDGERVSAALG, encoded by the coding sequence ATGCCGTCTGCGCGTGAGACCGAACTGCTCGAAGCCGCCTATCGCTACGCACTCACCCATGGGTTGGCGGACCTGTCGTTGCGGCCGTTGGCGGCGGCTATCGGGTCGAGCACGCGTGTGCTGCTGTACCTGTTCGGCAGCAAGGACGGGCTCGTGCGCGCGTTGCTCGCCCGTGCGCGTGCGGATGAGCTGGCGCTGTTGGCGGACATTGGTGCCGGGCCGGAGGTGGTTGAACGGTTGTGGGAGTGGCTGTCCATGCCCGCGCATCGGCCGTTGCTCACCCTCTGGCTGGAGGCCTACGCACGGTCGTTGGTGGAACCGGACGGTCCGTGGGCGGGCTTTGCACGGGCTACCGTGGACGACTGGCTGGAGGTGCTGGCCTCCGCGCAACCGGAAGACGTGCGCGGCACCGCGGAGGGCCTGGCCGAACGCACCAGGACGCTCGCGTTGTTGCGCGGTGCGTTGCTGGACCTGCTGGCCACCGGCGACGGCGAGCGGGTCAGCGCCGCACTGGGCTGA
- a CDS encoding GNAT family N-acetyltransferase gives MLIRPLDQPGDLGWVVQAHGELYAAEFGWDTSFEALVAKIVGDYATGHDPAREAAWIAELDGSRVGCVFCVREDDATAKLRVLLVHPDARGKGAGNQLVSTCVEFAQSVGYQRMALWTVDGLRSAGKIYEAHGFELVESTPQHSFGHDVTGQRWERAL, from the coding sequence ATGCTGATCCGCCCTCTCGACCAGCCCGGCGACCTCGGCTGGGTCGTGCAGGCCCACGGCGAGCTCTACGCCGCCGAGTTCGGCTGGGACACCTCCTTCGAGGCACTGGTCGCCAAGATCGTCGGCGACTACGCGACCGGTCACGACCCCGCCCGCGAGGCCGCCTGGATCGCCGAACTGGACGGCTCACGGGTCGGCTGCGTGTTCTGCGTGCGCGAAGACGACGCCACAGCCAAGCTGCGCGTCCTGCTCGTGCACCCGGACGCCCGCGGCAAGGGCGCCGGCAACCAGCTCGTCTCGACCTGCGTCGAGTTCGCTCAAAGCGTTGGCTACCAACGCATGGCATTGTGGACAGTCGACGGTTTGAGGTCCGCCGGGAAGATCTACGAGGCGCACGGATTCGAGCTCGTCGAAAGCACACCGCAGCACAGCTTCGGCCACGACGTGACCGGGCAGCGCTGGGAACGCGCGCTCTGA
- a CDS encoding cysteine hydrolase family protein produces MTTLANRPNTALLVIDVQNGVVGHAHDRDTVVANVAALVDKARAAGVDVVWVQHSNPEHMPKDSDGWQFVAELKVADGEPVVHKTYADSFEATDLEEVLAGKSIGHVYVSGAQTDECIRSTLHGALVRGYDATLVSDAHTTEDLSEYGAPTPDLVIAHTNLYWENHTAPGRTAGTVKTEDAFTPS; encoded by the coding sequence GTGACGACTCTCGCGAACCGCCCCAACACCGCGTTGCTCGTGATCGACGTCCAGAACGGCGTCGTCGGCCACGCCCACGACCGCGACACGGTGGTGGCCAACGTCGCCGCCCTCGTGGACAAGGCCCGTGCCGCCGGCGTCGACGTCGTCTGGGTCCAGCACAGCAACCCCGAGCACATGCCGAAGGACTCCGACGGCTGGCAGTTCGTCGCCGAGCTGAAGGTCGCGGACGGCGAACCGGTGGTGCACAAGACGTACGCCGACTCGTTCGAGGCCACCGACCTCGAGGAAGTGCTGGCGGGCAAGAGCATCGGCCACGTCTACGTCTCCGGCGCGCAGACCGACGAGTGCATCCGCTCCACCCTGCACGGCGCCCTGGTCCGCGGCTACGACGCCACCCTGGTGAGCGACGCCCACACCACCGAGGACCTCTCCGAGTACGGCGCGCCGACGCCGGACCTGGTCATCGCCCACACAAACCTCTACTGGGAGAACCACACCGCGCCGGGCCGCACGGCGGGCACGGTCAAGACGGAGGACGCGTTCACGCCATCGTGA
- a CDS encoding GlxA family transcriptional regulator produces the protein MTRVVFLLVPGVHLLDLAGPAQVFSSAVDFGADYELSYVGDSVSVPSHQGVPLGASTELPSLEVDDLLVVPGWRSSTLVGTGALSARALAWVRAHHDCGGMVASVCAGADALGRAGLLDGRRCTTHHELQDELERRYPAARVVRDVLYVEDGRVVTSAGIASGIDLALHLVAVRNGPSVAAAVARTMVVYARRNGDDQQASVLLRHRSHVNETVHRVQDVIESRLTDRLSLAELASLTGCSERTVTRLFGRATGMTPLKYQQALRVERAEHLIGQGATVEVAARTVGFEDARMLRRLRSR, from the coding sequence GTGACCAGAGTCGTCTTCCTGCTCGTACCGGGAGTGCACCTGCTCGACCTCGCGGGGCCGGCGCAGGTGTTCTCCAGCGCGGTCGACTTCGGCGCTGACTACGAGCTGTCGTACGTCGGCGACTCGGTGTCGGTGCCGAGCCACCAGGGCGTGCCGCTGGGGGCGTCGACCGAGCTGCCGTCGTTGGAGGTGGACGACCTCCTGGTCGTGCCGGGTTGGCGGTCGTCGACGTTGGTGGGCACCGGGGCGTTGAGTGCGCGCGCTTTGGCGTGGGTGCGCGCGCACCACGACTGCGGCGGCATGGTGGCGAGTGTGTGCGCCGGGGCCGATGCGCTCGGTCGTGCCGGTCTGCTCGACGGTCGCCGTTGCACCACACACCACGAACTGCAGGACGAGCTCGAACGCCGCTATCCCGCAGCACGGGTCGTGCGTGACGTTCTGTACGTGGAGGACGGTCGCGTCGTGACGTCCGCGGGAATCGCGAGCGGTATCGATCTCGCGCTGCACCTCGTCGCCGTGCGCAACGGTCCGTCGGTTGCCGCCGCCGTCGCGCGCACGATGGTGGTCTACGCGCGCAGGAACGGCGACGACCAACAGGCGAGCGTGCTGCTGCGGCACCGTTCTCATGTCAACGAGACCGTGCACCGCGTTCAGGACGTCATCGAGTCGCGTCTCACCGACCGTCTTTCGTTGGCAGAACTGGCGTCGTTGACCGGTTGTAGCGAACGGACGGTCACGCGCCTGTTCGGCCGTGCGACGGGCATGACGCCGTTGAAGTACCAGCAGGCGTTGCGCGTCGAACGCGCCGAACACCTCATCGGCCAGGGCGCCACCGTGGAGGTCGCGGCCCGCACGGTCGGGTTCGAGGACGCCCGCATGCTGCGCCGCCTGCGTTCCCGCTGA
- a CDS encoding cysteine hydrolase family protein, with product MKRALIVVDVQESFRQRPNWAEVSNPDIVGKVNRLVDLTRDAGDLVVWVLHAEPGSGNVFDPASGHVRLIDGLKPLDGEPVLTKTAHNAFTTTNLQQTLTSRGVRELLVSGIRTEQCCETTTRVGSDLGFDMTFVTDATATTPLPHWRTGAVLGVEEIIERTEYVLAGRFARISDVATLTGS from the coding sequence ATGAAGCGAGCATTGATCGTCGTCGACGTGCAGGAGTCGTTCCGCCAGCGCCCCAACTGGGCCGAGGTCTCGAACCCGGACATCGTCGGCAAGGTGAACCGGCTGGTCGACCTCACCCGTGACGCCGGCGACCTGGTGGTGTGGGTGCTGCACGCCGAGCCCGGCAGCGGGAACGTGTTCGACCCGGCGTCCGGGCACGTGCGGCTGATCGACGGGCTCAAGCCGCTCGACGGCGAACCGGTGCTGACCAAGACCGCGCACAACGCGTTCACCACGACGAACCTGCAGCAGACGCTCACGTCGAGGGGTGTGCGGGAGCTGCTGGTCAGCGGCATCCGCACCGAGCAGTGCTGTGAGACGACCACGCGGGTCGGGTCCGACCTCGGGTTCGACATGACGTTCGTGACGGACGCGACCGCGACCACGCCGCTGCCGCACTGGCGGACCGGTGCGGTGCTGGGGGTCGAGGAGATCATCGAGCGCACCGAGTACGTCCTGGCCGGTCGGTTCGCGCGGATCTCGGATGTCGCTACGCTGACCGGATCGTGA
- a CDS encoding ATP-binding cassette domain-containing protein, protein MIVETEGLTKRYGSTTVLAGLDLKVAEGSVLALLGPNGAGKTTTIRILSTLTRPDAGSARIAGHDVVREAAAVRGVISLTGQYAAVDEEQTGRENLVMIARLRRSTRSAARARAAELLERVDLVDAADRRVRTYSGGMRRRLDLAMSLVAPPRLLFLDEPTTGLDPVSRTTMWDAIGDLVRDGVTIFLTTQYLEEADRLADRIVVLHNGGVVADGTADALKNSVGGTRLDLVFESAEDALRAQAVIGGVVDEVVVSVASDGSAVHLHRVLDDLLVARVRPARVSTHRPTLDDVFTTLTAVAA, encoded by the coding sequence ATGATCGTCGAGACAGAGGGTCTGACGAAGAGGTACGGCTCCACCACGGTGCTGGCCGGGCTGGACCTGAAGGTCGCGGAGGGGTCGGTGCTCGCGCTGCTCGGGCCGAACGGCGCGGGCAAGACGACCACGATCCGCATCCTGAGCACGCTGACCAGGCCGGACGCCGGGTCGGCGCGGATCGCGGGCCACGACGTGGTGCGCGAGGCGGCCGCCGTGCGCGGGGTGATCAGCCTGACCGGGCAGTACGCGGCCGTGGACGAGGAGCAGACCGGCCGCGAGAACCTGGTGATGATCGCGCGGCTGCGCCGTTCCACCAGGTCGGCTGCTCGGGCGAGGGCCGCGGAGTTGCTGGAGCGGGTCGACCTGGTGGACGCGGCGGACCGGCGGGTGCGGACGTACTCGGGCGGCATGCGGCGGCGGCTGGACCTGGCGATGAGCCTGGTGGCACCGCCGCGGCTGCTGTTCTTGGACGAGCCCACGACCGGGCTGGACCCGGTCAGCCGCACGACGATGTGGGACGCGATCGGCGACCTGGTGCGTGACGGCGTGACGATCTTCCTCACCACCCAGTACCTGGAGGAGGCCGATCGGCTCGCGGACCGGATCGTGGTGCTGCACAACGGAGGCGTGGTCGCGGACGGCACCGCCGACGCGTTGAAGAACTCGGTCGGCGGGACACGGCTCGACCTGGTCTTCGAGAGTGCGGAGGACGCCTTGCGCGCGCAGGCCGTCATCGGCGGCGTGGTGGACGAGGTGGTGGTGAGCGTGGCGTCCGACGGCAGTGCCGTGCATCTGCATCGGGTGCTGGACGACCTGTTGGTGGCACGGGTGCGACCGGCGCGGGTGTCCACGCACCGGCCGACGCTGGACGACGTCTTCACGACGCTGACGGCGGTGGCCGCATGA
- a CDS encoding epimerase, which produces MKVVVFGGSGMVGQGALRECLLDPAVTEVVTVGRSPLAVTSPKLRHVVHVDFGNLTPIADELANADACFYCMGVTSAGLSEAEYTPVTHDYALEAARVVGGTYVYVSGEGADADSKTMWARVKGRTENELLALDRPAFVVRPGFIQPRHGITSRTRIYRYLYSWSSWLVPVLARLAPKFVTSTEQLGRAMVALAKGAQPATRVLRSDEINRLAA; this is translated from the coding sequence GTGAAGGTTGTGGTGTTCGGTGGTTCCGGAATGGTGGGTCAGGGCGCGCTGCGGGAATGCCTGCTCGACCCCGCGGTGACCGAGGTCGTCACGGTCGGGCGCTCACCGTTGGCGGTGACCTCGCCGAAACTGCGGCATGTCGTGCATGTGGATTTCGGGAACCTGACGCCGATCGCCGACGAACTGGCGAATGCCGATGCGTGCTTCTACTGCATGGGTGTGACGTCGGCGGGGTTGAGCGAAGCCGAGTACACGCCTGTGACGCACGACTACGCGCTTGAGGCCGCCCGTGTTGTCGGTGGCACGTATGTGTACGTATCAGGCGAAGGTGCGGACGCCGACAGCAAAACCATGTGGGCACGGGTGAAGGGACGCACCGAGAACGAGCTGCTGGCGCTGGACCGGCCGGCGTTCGTGGTGCGGCCGGGGTTCATCCAGCCGCGCCACGGGATCACCTCGCGCACGCGCATCTACCGGTACCTCTACTCGTGGTCGTCGTGGCTGGTCCCGGTGCTGGCCCGGCTGGCCCCGAAGTTCGTCACGTCGACCGAGCAGCTCGGGCGGGCGATGGTGGCGCTCGCGAAGGGCGCGCAGCCGGCCACGCGGGTGCTGCGCAGCGACGAGATCAACCGGCTGGCGGCATGA
- a CDS encoding GNAT family N-acetyltransferase, which translates to MTRTVYRRPPGPLPGLPAATTRTVQPTDDAALADLVERACAGTADEHLGGNGDGAAEIASWRPNAVPHASFVIADAGLLAASLISQSEGELWLAYVITHPDHKNRGLGTAVVAASLAALDAHVFAGVADGNTPSEKLLTRLGFSPVRR; encoded by the coding sequence ATGACGCGAACCGTGTACCGCCGGCCGCCGGGCCCGTTGCCCGGCCTGCCGGCCGCCACCACCAGGACCGTCCAGCCGACCGACGACGCCGCGCTCGCCGACCTGGTGGAACGCGCCTGCGCGGGCACCGCCGACGAGCACCTCGGCGGCAACGGCGACGGCGCCGCCGAGATCGCGAGCTGGCGGCCGAACGCCGTGCCGCACGCCAGCTTCGTGATCGCGGACGCCGGTCTCCTGGCCGCCTCGCTGATCTCCCAGAGCGAGGGCGAGCTGTGGCTGGCCTACGTGATCACCCATCCCGACCACAAGAACCGCGGCCTCGGCACCGCGGTCGTCGCCGCCTCGCTCGCGGCCCTGGACGCACACGTGTTCGCCGGCGTGGCCGACGGCAACACACCGAGCGAGAAACTGCTGACACGCCTGGGTTTCAGCCCAGTGCGGCGCTGA